The genomic segment cgtggggggggggtttaatgACATTCAAGTGCATAGGCTCAGCATTGATTCCTCAGACTCAGTTTGGCATGTAAACTCTGCAAATTTGTTTTCAGGTTCAGAACAATCAATTACGAAAAGGATCAATTCCCTGTGCATCTAAACGTAATGGCTGCCAAaagacacggggggggggggggggggggggggggggggggggacacagaATTCCTGGAAAGATCAACAGAAAGGAGTTTAGTAAAAAAGTTACAGGATACCGAACGATCAAAACACAGGATTTGGACAATTATTTTTATACGATTAACGCTACAGAAGCTGGAAACACAGCTTTTCTGCTACACAGCAATTTACTGCAGATTCTGGAGTCCTTGGAGGTAAAAGGTAcgacttgaaaaaaaaacaataatacacaaaaaaacaaaaagggttgAATGCTAAGGCTTCAGCCGCAGAAATTCCTGAATTCAAGTCTTTTGTTGAGAATGTCCAGATGAAGAATCTTCTTTTGCACAGTTTTAGAGGTGCTTGGCAAACCAGAGCCCTGTACACCTCAAAACAGGGCTGAGCATGTCTACACCActctaattatttgtatttcttgatttttatttccattatccaacacacacgcacacacacacacgcgtaaAGTGCAACGGTTCTAGTGTCGAAGAACACCATgcttccacacacacagaccaattTCTTCTCAGAAATTCAAAACATTAAAAGGAGGCGACAGtatcagttattttcttttttctcttactAAAAAACGCATACTAAAAAATAGGTAACCATAATTTAAGCTTCACAagtttcataaaaagaaaagataaacatTACTTATGTATACAGATtggtcccccccaaaaaaaaaaaaaaaaaaaaaaaaaagccagccatTATTTCCTTATGTATCTAGGGTAATACTTTAAATGGTGaatctctttttttgttgttatcgTTACCACTGGTACTTCACCTCGTCACCTGGGTAAACCTAGCGACTGGATCTGTGAACTGCAGGGAAATGGTTTGGGTGGAATTGTTCTGAGTCACCACAAACCCTTTACTCACACTTGTAGAGAGAACTTCACGGAGTGCAACACAGTCTCTCGAGACCTCCTGAAGTCATTTTCAAATTTGTACTAATTTATTCAAATTCCATGTACATATTTATTCATGGTCACTTGATTAATTGTAGTCGCACTGCTTGGGGTTCTGCATCATTCTGCCAGTAGCTCGATGCTGTCGTGGACATGTTGCAAGTATGTATACAGTGTATAATTAAGAGGTTGACAATGCAAGCAATAGGTCAGTCACAGTGAATGGTGCTCACCATGAACAACAAGCTCATGGGAGACTGTATGCGATGAATTTTATATTCACTTCGTGCCCACCAGTCAATCACATCCAGGCTGCAATTCTAGCAGGCAGTTTACCCCACGACCAACCCaatcctgcctgcctgccacacAGCTCTCCTACAATCATCCTCACCAGTCTTACTACTGAACTATACATGATCCTGCGAATGAGGAGTGacctagcactgccacagcagaaacgggaaacaaaaaacaatcccCACAAAGCTGTATCTGCTGATGAAATTCAACAAGAAAATTGGTACCAGCAATACCTTCCCTGGACAGGCAGGGCAAAGTGTTCAGGTTTATGCAAAAGGGTACGATTTGTCACAAGACAACCAACTTAAACAGTCCCAAtgcaaacaataaagaaaatctcAACTTCAGTCATTAACAAGACTCAATACGTTACAAATCCACAGTTCTCGGGTATGGCTGCTCACCGATCCCAACTACACCCAGAACCACGCAAACACCCAGCCAATGAGACCCCACTTCCACGTCAACATAGTGTACTTCACATAATGTACTTGCGATCAGCGAATACCTGGTGGATGCCAATCCTTCACTGAAGAGAAGTAATTTTTGAAGCGCATTACTACTGTAATGCTATTCCGTTAGTTAGAGGATGGTGTCAAAGGTTCCCAGAAAACACACAGGCATGTTTAGGTAGTGTACTGTAGGTCAGACACACTCAAGGGTGCCTGGTATACCTTTCATTGTCAAGGCAGTGCCATTATTGAatggcacaaacaaacaaaaatatatatcataaaaaGGCTCATTTTGCCATCTAGCACCATCGAGATAAGGGGTTCCATCAAAAACAATGCAGCAGCTTCACAGGGACACACCACCCTCCAGACAGATCAAAGCTTTCAATTAAAGAGGAATATGTGTTCGTGCACTGCAAAGTAGCAAACCGACAGTCATAACTCAGTATACTATTTCTGTCAAGGACTCATGCAAGTTCCCTCATCTACTACACTGCCTAAGTTCTTCCAATACCTCGCACAGATGAAGCCAACCGGTTCTCAGCAGTGTGCGGTGGGGGGGGTGGTCTGTGAGGCAGCATGAGGGTGGAGAATGGGCATGGAAGTATGGGTCTGATACACTTTAATTAAAGGGGGTGTTatagaatatttcattttggccttCTTCAGATTTTCCTGAGAAATTGTCAAAGGTACTTGCTTTGTAAATCCATTCCAATCTGGGACTTTTGTTACGAAGTAAGCTCTGGGCTGCAATAAGGctcatggttggaacaaagtcttgGAATGGACTACAAAACAGGCATTAGACAGCACCACTTGTCTTCGCTATAATAAAAGTAGCTGCATGCAATAATTAGAATTTTGTGTTGACCTGCAGctctaaaatacaaatacaagaatCACCAGAATACAGCAGTATGGAAGAGAAACTGAAATAAAACGCTGGGTTAGTAATGTAAccttgtattttatattcattaaGTTTGGGTATTAATCATGATTAATGCTCAAAACCTAAAGAATACTGGTTAGAGAGCTTACTATTATTAGGTTTGgacaataatgaaatattaaaattatcAATTGTCAGCTAAAAATTATCAGGATACAACCATTCAGGTTTTGACTTTGGGTAATTCAGTAATTACAATTCGTTCTTCGTCTCTTGCACACTTTGTCTGCTTTTTGTCCAATACTTACTTAAAAATAAAGCCAGACCATTGTTCTCCCACAATAGGGAGGGGGGTGGAATTAAAGTAGGTTGTCCAATGCCCAGTTTAATTACGAAGATTACTTAATACCCCGCATCGTTTTATAGATAATCAAGGCAGCTGTGGAGCTAGTCCTTTTTAACTCGACTGTCAggaacacaattacaaataatttcAGTACAATAAACCAATCAAGATTAgacaatcaatcaataatatcCCGATAACAGATTATTAATCCAACCCCATTATTGTGACAGGCAAGACAAAGACTGctctttgaaatgttttatatgcAACGTTTCTTCAGTACAGCTGTAACTCTTGTGATTGGGTGCTTAAAGTTACTTATGTTGGCTGTACTGTTAGAAGACAGAGAAATCTGAAGGGGAGAGATGAAATTGCCTTGGTGTGTCTTCACTCTTTCACAGGGCTGCGCCGTTAagggtttatttaattaaacataaaaaaaaaagtagagccCTAGATTTTATCCAGGAAGTTTATCCAGGAATGTCAAGATGAAGTACTATCCCTAGTAGAAAAGAACAACTTGACTTGCAGTCCGAGACAGGCGAACTGGACAACAAGGTACGTCAgtataaaatagtttattatatatatatatatatctatatatatatatatatatatatatatatatatatatatatatatatatatatatatacacacacacacacacacatacacacacacacacacacacacacacacacacacacacacacacacacaatcttacTCAACCTAATGATCCAGAAAAGGCTGATGAATATCTCCATCAAGCCTAGAACGGTAATGTGCGTCACCACTAGAATCCACTCTGAAGAAGAGGTATTATTATaacttgttattattaatattattattcattcattcaattaATTTTGGCATTTTGCTAGAAATAATAATAGTGTTGTCGGCCTGCAAATCTGCGTTCATGACTTAAATACCCAGTGAAATGCCTCGAACTGAGAATAAATAGGAAATAAGCACAAACCACGGCCAGTGCAGGGAAGTGGGGGTTGTTTAGCTGCAGCACTGCCCCACACAGATCAGGCAGCAGGTGCCGCCATCTCGCTCTCTCATCGTCTCTTCTTTCACATGTCAGCAGGAGCAGCAAGGTGGTGCTGCGTGGAGAGTCTGGAGTATGGACAGGCGGGAAGGGGACTAGATGTCGTTGTAGATGCGGGGGGCGGGGCGCTAGTTGATGTCGTTGGAGATGCGGGGGGCGGGGCGCTAGTTGATGTCGTTGGAGATGCGGGGGGCGGGGCGCTAGTTGATGTCGTTGGAGATGCGGGGGGCGGGGCGCTAGTTGATGTCGTTGGAGATGCGGGGGGCGGGGCGCTAGTTGATGTCGTTGGAGATGCGGGGGGCGGGGCGCTAGTTGATGTCGTTGGAGATGCGGGGGGCGGGGCGCTAGTTGATGTCGTTGTAGATGCGGGGGGCGGGGCGCTAGTTGATGTCGTTGTAGATGCGGGGGGCGGGGCGCTAGTTGATGTCGTTGTAGATGCGGGGGGCGGGGCGCTAGTTGATGTCGTTGTAGATGCGGGGGGCGGGGCGCTAGTTGATGTCGTTGTAGATGCGGGGGGCGGGGCGCTAGTTGATGTCGTTGTAGATGCGGGGGGCGGGGCGCTAGTTGATGTCGTTGTAGATGCGGGGGGCGGGGCGCTAGTTGATGTCGTTGTAGATGCGGGGGGCGGGGCGCTAGTTGATGTCGTTGTAGATGCGGGGGGCGGGGCGCTAGTTGATGTCGTTGTAGATGCGGGGGGCGGGGCGCTAGTTGATGTCGTTGTAGATGCGGGGGGCGGGGCGCTAGTTGATGTCGTTGTAGATGCGGGGGGCGGGGCGCTAGTTGATGTCGTTGTAGATGCGGGGGGCGGGACGCTAGTTGATGTCATTGTAGATGCCGGGGGCGGGACGCTAGTTGATGTCGTTGTAGATGCTGGGGGTAGGTGGTGCCAGCAGCTTGGGCTTCTTCTTCTTGGTGGAAGAGCTCCCCAGCCCCTGCTGCGAGCTGCCGCTGCCGCTGCCACTGCCACTGCTCAGGCCCAGGTGAGGTTTCTTCTTTTTGGTTTTCTTGGACTCAGAGTTGTTGGTACCTGGTCGGTTAAGGAGAGGTTAAAAGGAGCACTAAAAATATacatgagacacacagacacacacacacacacacacacacatatagctaTGGGAACATagccagggcagtaaagggttaaataccatttattttattagtactggTAAATAATACCACTGTAATTAATATAATCATTAGCAGGACTTGAAACACGCACTTggcatccagtcctgggtttcagagctTCCCTTCATTAggtaaatctgctctgaattAACAGATCGCATTTCTCATCACTCCCAAAATCGGAAGGTTTACCAATGGCAGTTGTTTCATGAAAGTGGGAACAATTTACTTAATATCAAAACTCTTAGTTCCTAATCgtttacattattacatttacaaagtCTACAGATGAggggaggccattcagcccaacTGCGCTGATCCAGAACCTGGTGTTTGATCTAAACCCTAGAATTGATTGAAAGCAGTTCTGAAACCCTGGAGTTCAGGCCACGTGCAGGAGAAGAATCGGGGTGGTGCTCTGCACAAAAAACATAACATCCCCCGGGGCAGAGCGCAAGGGGAGCAGCCCCTCCGTGAGGCCGGCTCGGCAGCTGCAGCAGGAGTCATCGGGAATGCTGCACTCACTTGTTTTGGACGAAGCAGAGTCTGAAGGCGAGATGTCGGAGGAGCCATCCCACTGCAGTCGGCTCATGAGGGCCTGGTTCTCCGAGGGGTCATAGCTGTCGTTCTCCACACTCGGCTCCGGCTCTGGGAGAGACCTGCCTCCGGGAAACACAGGGGAACGGGACGAACACAGCTCTGTTAAtctgaaaaattaataaaatgattaaTCTTGTTAACCTTGTGAAAACCTTTGTCTACATTTATTGTGACTTCCTACACTTGGGTCTGAAAATAGTGATCCTGGTATTATAGCCGCTGTTTGTACACGTGCAGGTTCTCTGAGACATATCAGGAAcatttgttgtgtattgtgtttataacaataagtaaaataaacagcaatacaattttttttatttatttattttttttaaatatgaaatcatTTGATTTCAGAGACTATTTTACCTGCTGGATCTTTTCTTTCACAGTCACCAGTCTATGCTTCGaggcaaattaatttaaaacctgGTTTATGGTCTCTTCATAACCATCTTTTTAACTAGAACACAGAGCTCCGTCTGTAAATTTGCagcctctctgttgtttcctatCGATAGCGGTGTTAATGATGAGGCTGCAGGCCGTTCTAAATAGTCAGAAGCAGGCAGATCGGTAGCTGgtatttcttgactaaactcgttcAAGGAAATCGGGatcgaaaacaaaacaatagataTCTGAAATTATTTCGGAagttttaaaatttgtaaaaattatttatttattttaaatgaccatGCATATAAGCTACCATTAACAAGAATTACTTTGTCAGCACCATGcacggatggaaataagactcctatggcatagcagtttcccctattccaggttttacaactaGCTTGATTagtcagtgtataggtaacaagctcaggtgatccttattaaactcataataaagccaggaatggatctaTGTGCCATGCAGTGGGAGTCTCACTTCTATCCCTGTCGGCTGGCTGAGTTGACACTCACGCTGAAGGCCCCAGCAGGAAGACCCGCACTGTCCTCCGCTGCTCGTCTGTGTGCTGCGGACACCGTAATGACCTGGCGGGACACGCAACACCCAGCGATTAACAACAGTGACGCACACGGGGTGGAGGAAAGGAATCCGTCTCAAAGATGGCTGAAAGGGTCAGATTAGGGCACATGTGTTTTCCACTCTCCACTGATGGCCCAACAGACTTTGAATGTTCAAATTACGCTCCCCCCACCGCAGCAGCTCTGGAGAActgcgtcctctgatcccacgaccaaccCAAATCGCCTCTCTGCACCCAGGAGCTGTACAGCCGATCTCTATGAACTCCTGGCCCCCTACAGGACAcaggtcagccctgcaggtgtccgctcgaGCT from the Polyodon spathula isolate WHYD16114869_AA chromosome 28, ASM1765450v1, whole genome shotgun sequence genome contains:
- the LOC121301981 gene encoding flocculation protein FLO11-like, coding for MTSTSVPPPASTTTSTSAPPPASTTTSTSAPPPASTTTSTSAPPPASTTTSTSAPPPASTTTSTSAPPPASTTTSTSAPPPASTTTSTSAPPPASTTTSTSAPPPASTTTSTSAPPPASTTTSTSAPPPASTTTSTSAPPPASTTTSTSAPPPASTTTSTSAPPPASPTTSTSAPPPASPTTSTSAPPPASPTTSTSAPPPASPTTSTSAPPPASPTTSTSAPPPASPTTSTSAPPPASTTTSSPLPACPYSRLSTQHHLAAPADM